One window from the genome of Haliaeetus albicilla chromosome 26, bHalAlb1.1, whole genome shotgun sequence encodes:
- the TMEM167B gene encoding protein kish-B — translation MTNVYSLDGLLVFGLLLVCTCAYLRKVPRLKAWLLSEKRGVWGVFYKAAVIGTRLHVAVAVSCVLMAFYVLVVK, via the exons atGACCAACG TGTACTCGCTGGACGGGCTGCTGGTGTTCGGGCTGCTCCTGGTCTGCACCTGCGCCTACCTGCGAAAGGTGCCGCGGCTCAAGGCCTGGCTGCTCTCCGAGAAGCGCGGTGTCTGGGGCGTCTTCTACAAGG CTGCCGTCATCGGCACCCGCCTGCACGTGGCCGTGGCCGTCTCCTGCGTCCTCATGGCTTTCTACGTCCTGGTGGTGAAGTGA
- the LOC138682178 gene encoding uncharacterized protein isoform X3 has translation MAFADRSGAAVTVTVTGGAHGENSQAQWSQHPAHVPASLASQGVGTRTTSTGDMGLSQSKRGDDKAPRSSAVLEGDGSDVLSPDMATNGHRGLIQPRKVPNPVRESQSHRELHRELLFSHSRGILPRHRAELPRVLESRRLRQLREELQGPPSDLEQQLRKRHQRLEEPLPCWKGSVRRCF, from the exons ATGGCTTTTGCTGATAGGAGTGGGGCTGCCGTCACTGTCACCGTCACCGGTGGAGCACACGGAGAGAACAGCCAGGCTCAGTGGAGCCAGCACCCGGCCCATGTCCCTGCGTCCCTGGCCTCCCAAGGCGTGGGGACAAGGAccaccagcactggggacatggggctgTCGCAGAGCAAGAGG GGTGACGACAAAGCCCCGAGGAGCAGCGCGGTGCTGG AGGGTGACGGGAGTGATGTCCTCTCCCCGGACATGGCCACCAATGGCCACAGGGGCCTCATCCAGCCCAGGAAGGTGCCAAACCCAGTACGGGAGTCCCAGAGCCACCGGGAGCTGCACCGGGAGCTGCTCTTCAGCCACAGCAG GGGGATCCTGCCCCGGCACAGGGCCGAGCTCCCGCGGGTGCTGGAGAGCCGGCGGCTAAGGCAGCTGAgggaggagctgcagggacccccctccgacctggagcagcagctgaggaaacGCCACCAGAGGCTTGAGGAG CCCTTGCCCTGTTGGAAAGGAAGTGTGAGACGTTGTTTTTGA
- the LOC138682178 gene encoding protein FAM107B-like isoform X2 encodes MAFADRSGAAVTVTVTGGAHGENSQAQWSQHPAHVPASLASQGVGTRTTSTGDMGLSQSKRGDDKAPRSSAVLEGDGSDVLSPDMATNGHRGLIQPRKVPNPVRESQSHRELHRELLFSHSRGILPRHRAELPRVLESRRLRQLREELQGPPSDLEQQLRKRHQRLEEHEREAAAGPDPGPRPEFLLVRDSLRKMKLAEPGAWQT; translated from the exons ATGGCTTTTGCTGATAGGAGTGGGGCTGCCGTCACTGTCACCGTCACCGGTGGAGCACACGGAGAGAACAGCCAGGCTCAGTGGAGCCAGCACCCGGCCCATGTCCCTGCGTCCCTGGCCTCCCAAGGCGTGGGGACAAGGAccaccagcactggggacatggggctgTCGCAGAGCAAGAGG GGTGACGACAAAGCCCCGAGGAGCAGCGCGGTGCTGG AGGGTGACGGGAGTGATGTCCTCTCCCCGGACATGGCCACCAATGGCCACAGGGGCCTCATCCAGCCCAGGAAGGTGCCAAACCCAGTACGGGAGTCCCAGAGCCACCGGGAGCTGCACCGGGAGCTGCTCTTCAGCCACAGCAG GGGGATCCTGCCCCGGCACAGGGCCGAGCTCCCGCGGGTGCTGGAGAGCCGGCGGCTAAGGCAGCTGAgggaggagctgcagggacccccctccgacctggagcagcagctgaggaaacGCCACCAGAGGCTTGAGGAG CACGAGCGGGAGGCAGCAGCGGGGCCAGATCCGGGCCCTCGCCCCGAGTTCCTTCTGGTGCGGGACAGCCTGAGGAAGATGAAGCTGGCGGAGCCGGGTGCCTGGCAGACgtga
- the LOC138682178 gene encoding uncharacterized protein isoform X1, with the protein MAFADRSGAAVTVTVTGGAHGENSQAQWSQHPAHVPASLASQGVGTRTTSTGDMGLSQSKRGDDKAPRSSAVLEGDGSDVLSPDMATNGHRGLIQPRKVPNPVRESQSHRELHRELLFSHSRGILPRHRAELPRVLESRRLRQLREELQGPPSDLEQQLRKRHQRLEEPEEDEAGGAGCLADVSRSWPGRAGDSCPWTPPWRHTGLPPSPAHPSAGNGTWRCHSGRARGRGRPWVPLPQRPQSGENQRAKGWNELAERGSAGGGMGRWRATVSPRPAPAPSLSDKKTHEIKAFIWFS; encoded by the exons ATGGCTTTTGCTGATAGGAGTGGGGCTGCCGTCACTGTCACCGTCACCGGTGGAGCACACGGAGAGAACAGCCAGGCTCAGTGGAGCCAGCACCCGGCCCATGTCCCTGCGTCCCTGGCCTCCCAAGGCGTGGGGACAAGGAccaccagcactggggacatggggctgTCGCAGAGCAAGAGG GGTGACGACAAAGCCCCGAGGAGCAGCGCGGTGCTGG AGGGTGACGGGAGTGATGTCCTCTCCCCGGACATGGCCACCAATGGCCACAGGGGCCTCATCCAGCCCAGGAAGGTGCCAAACCCAGTACGGGAGTCCCAGAGCCACCGGGAGCTGCACCGGGAGCTGCTCTTCAGCCACAGCAG GGGGATCCTGCCCCGGCACAGGGCCGAGCTCCCGCGGGTGCTGGAGAGCCGGCGGCTAAGGCAGCTGAgggaggagctgcagggacccccctccgacctggagcagcagctgaggaaacGCCACCAGAGGCTTGAGGAG CCTGAGGAAGATGAAGCTGGCGGAGCCGGGTGCCTGGCAGACgtgagcaggagctggcctgGCAGAGCGGGGGACAGCTGCCCCTGGACCCCCCCATGGCGGCACACCGGGCTCCCCCCATCTCCAGCACATCCCAGTGCTGGGAACGGCACCTGGCGCTGTCATTCTGGGAGAGCTCGTGGTCGGGGGCGGCCGTGGGTACCGCTGCCTCAGCGTCCCCAAAGCGGTGAGAACCAACGTGCCAAGGGCTGGAATGAGCTGGCAGAGCGGGGCAGCGCCGGGGGCGGCATGGGGAGGTGGCGGGCAACGGTCTCACCCCGACCTGCACCTGCTCCATCTCTctctgacaaaaaaacccatgaaatAAAGGCTTTCATCTGGTTTTCTTGA
- the LOC138682174 gene encoding probable G-protein coupled receptor 25, with translation MAPEELASSADYDYPPVTNVTGNQEVFSRWEVFFTTVFIPILYSFIFFLGLVGNLFVIVLMAKKSGGKRMVDTFVLNLAVADVIFICTLPFWVVAGARGNRWLLGEGLCKVSSYAIAVNRCSSILFLTALSVERYLVIRKVLDTKMMGSQRHVHVTCGIIWTVSLLLGAPSLVYRQLDGDDCWDEDGEDFSLAMVFLTFLLPLGVISFCYCSIYCQLQRHVRLGRGVRRSHRAIVTIVAAFLCSWLPLNACKVLLFFLAKGTLVLSQGQEVALRWVVAGSTCLAFVNSCVNPLVYALMDRRCRPQCPFSARALGTGPGAATPSSATDSSLLFGGRIRTKTPTGPQHRSGTELQLALGVLRGHPRVSPPPSSPASPGATPVSPVPPGPQQ, from the coding sequence ATGGCTCCTGAGGAGCTTGCCAGCTCGGCCGACTACGATTACCCACCAGTAACCAATGTGACGGGGAACCAGGAGGTCTTCTCCAGGTGGGAGGTCTTCTTCACCACTGTCTTCATCCCCATCCTCTACTCCTTCATCTTCTTCCTCGGCCTCGTGGGAAACCTCTTCGTCATCGTCCTGATGGCCAAGAAGAGCGGGGGCAAGAGGATGGTGGACACCTTTGTGCTGAACCTGGCGGTGGCCGATGTCATCTTCATCTGCACCTTGCCCTTCTGGGTGGTGGCAGGGGCACGGGGGAACCGCTGGCTGCTCGGTGAAGGGCTCTGCAAGGTGAGCAGCTATGCCATCGCAGTCAATCGCTGCTCCagcatcctcttcctcactgcCCTCAGCGTGGAGCGCTACCTGGTCATCAGGAAGGTACTGGACACCAAGATGATGGGTTCCCAGAGGCACGTCCATGTCACCTGTGGCATCATCTGGACCGTGTCCCTTCTCCTGGGTGCCCCGTCCCTGGTGTACCGGCAGCTGGATGGGGACGACTGCTGGGATGAAGATGGAGAGGACTTCAGCCTGGCCATGGTCttcctcaccttcctcctgcccttggGGGTTATCTCCTTCTGCTACTGCTCCATCTACTGCCAGCTCCAGCGCCACGTCCGGCTGGGCAGGGGCGTCCGGCGTTCCCACCGCGCCATCGTCACCATTGTCGCAgccttcctctgctcctggtTGCCCCTCAACGCCTGCAAGGTGCTGCTCTTCTTCCTTGCCAAGGGGACGCTGGTCCTGTCCCAGGGGCAGGAGGTGGCCCTGAGGTGGGTGGTGGCCGGCAGCACCTGCCTGGCCTTCGTTAACAGTTGCGTCAACCCCCTTGTCTATGCCCTGATGGACAGACGCTGCCGTCCCCAATGTCCCTTCAGTGCCCGCGCACTGGGGACGGGTCCTGGCGCGGCCACCCCCTCCTCCGCCACCGACTCCAGCCTCCTCTTCGGTGGCCGGATCCGGACCAAGACCCCCACCGGCCCCCAGCACAGGAGCGGGACTGAGCTCCAGCTGGCACTGGGGGTCCTGCGGGGCCACCCCAGGGTGAgtcctcccccctcctccccagcgtCCCCGGGTGCCACCCCCGTCTCCCCTGTCCCACCTGGTCCTCAGCAGTAA
- the INAVA gene encoding innate immunity activator protein isoform X1 codes for MLRVGGSAGRAAHMGAAWGVARGQGISPLLPVGSRPGMGEASDTDSGIMLHSGPDSPVSPLKERAQAGRRQQQALEARLEGCVQELRRLCLREAELTGTLPREYPLKAGEKPPKVRRRIGAAFKLDETLVLRGADPLSALERDLALQLQIAKAARRLCREENISKRLRKRRQTAALLEEQKLKDLENILNQRRLLAGRRPLPAGGGTSAAEELSASDDSSLSDAVLLEEEETRPSGPATPRGSPSPEEPAEEEVSGPPPAPPSPWRDTSLDRPYEKAKKPGVEPGDGETRGSRCYPGSPPAVPTAPSAPSSPDPAASPAPRAGDVPPYRFVPIRTLVLCRQAGSSAPSTPEPSGRRGQSQSLRVEACWQPGEPRGRSAVPRRRPTYYTVTVPTSCIPNPSPTHHSGSDDSISDLSSISHATSPGSSSPDVSFPRPPVPPPLAEPGYYPRGAHRFLPPTGPPAFLYEQDLAPLRYQRLVPSHSRIVRTPSLKDYAPAGGRGLSKAAVTEELKSWHQRARLRGARPHSLDRQGAFRGPRGGTTRDVPITRGVLPRAQAPPIHVLRRSPDGVPVQVYVPENGEIVTQV; via the exons ATGCTGAGGGTTGGGGGCAGTGCGGGGAGGGCTGCACACATGGGTGCTGCCTGGGGGGTGGCACGGGGACAAGGCATCTCCCCGCTGTTGCCCGTAGGGTCCCGGCCTGGCATGGGGGAGGCAAGCGACACCGACAGTGGGATCATGCTGCATTCGG gcCCTGACAGCCCCGTGTCACCCCTGAAGGAGCGGGCGCAGGCAGGgcgcaggcagcagcaggcgtTGGAAGCCCGGCTGGAGGGCTGCGTGCAGGAGCTGCGGCGGCTCTGCCTACGCGAGGCG GAGCTGACGGGAACACTGCCCCGCGAGTACCCCCTGAAAGCTGGCGAGAAGCCCCCCAAGGTCCGCCGCAGGATCGGTGCTGCCTTCAAGCTGGATGAGACCCTCGTCCTGCGCGGGGCG GACCCACTGAGCGCCCTGGAGCGGGACCTGGCGCTCCAGCTGCAGATCGCCAAGGCCGCCCGGCGTCTCTGCCGAGAGGAGAACATCAGCAAGCGGCTCCGCAAGCGCCGGCAGACGGCGGCActgctggaggagcagaagCTGAAGGACCTGGAGAACATCCTCAACCAGCGACGGCTCCTGGCCGGTCGAAGGCCCCTGCCTGCCGGCGGTGGAACCAGTGCTGCCGAGG AGCTCAGCGCCTCCGACGACAGCTCCCTGTCAGACGCCGTCCTGCTGGAGGAGG AGGAGACGCGGCCGTCGGGACCTGCCACCCCACGGGGGTCCCCGTCCCCCGAGGAACCCGCTGAGGAGGAGGTGTCGgggcccccgccggccccccccagcccctggcgGGACACCAGCCTCGACAGACCCTACGAGAAGGCCAAAAAACCTGGCGTTGAACCCGGGGATGGGGAAACCCGGGGTTCCCGGTGCTACCCTGGGTCCCCGCCGGCCGTCCCCACTGCCCCGTCGGCCCCCAGCAGCCCTGACCCCGCAGCCTCGCCAGCGCCCAGGGCGGGGGACGTCCCTCCCTACCGCTTCGTCCCCATCAGGACCCTGGTGCTGTGCCGGCAGGCGGGCTCCAGCGCTCCCAGCACCCCGGAGCCATCGGGCCGGCGGGGACAGTCCCAGTCCCTGAG GGTGGAAGCGTGCTGGCAGCCTGGTGAGCCACGGGGCCGCAGCGCTGTACCCCGCCGGCGCCCCACGTACTACACAGTGACGGTGCCCACCTCCTGCATCCCGAACCCCAGCCCCACGCACCACTCCGGCTCCGACGACAGCATCTCCGACCTCTCCAGCATCTCCCACGCCacctccccaggcagcagcagccctgacGTCTCCTTCCCGCGCCCCCCGGTCCCACCGCCCCTTGCCGAACCTGGTTACTACCCCCGGGGTGCCCACCGGTTCCTGCCACCCACCGGCCCCCCAGCTTTCCTCTACGAGCAGGATCTGGCTCCGTTACGCTACCAACGCCTGGTGCCCTCGCACAGCCGCATCGTGCGCACCCCCTCGCTCAAGGACTACGCGCCGGCAGGCGGCCGGGGGCTCTCCAAGGCGGCCGTGACCGAGGAGCTCAAGTCATGGCACCAGCGCGCCCGGCTGCGGGGTGCCCGTCCCCACTCCCTTGACCGGCAAGGGGCCTTTCGGGGACCCCGTGGTGGGACCACCAGGGACGTGCCCATCACCCGTGGAGTCCTGCCGCGGGCTCAG GCGCCCCCGATTCACGTCCTGCGGCGCTCCCCGGATGGCGTGCCCGTGCAGGTCTACGTGCCTGAGAACGGCGAGATCGTCACACAAGTGTAA
- the INAVA gene encoding innate immunity activator protein isoform X2 translates to MGEASDTDSGIMLHSGPDSPVSPLKERAQAGRRQQQALEARLEGCVQELRRLCLREAELTGTLPREYPLKAGEKPPKVRRRIGAAFKLDETLVLRGADPLSALERDLALQLQIAKAARRLCREENISKRLRKRRQTAALLEEQKLKDLENILNQRRLLAGRRPLPAGGGTSAAEELSASDDSSLSDAVLLEEEETRPSGPATPRGSPSPEEPAEEEVSGPPPAPPSPWRDTSLDRPYEKAKKPGVEPGDGETRGSRCYPGSPPAVPTAPSAPSSPDPAASPAPRAGDVPPYRFVPIRTLVLCRQAGSSAPSTPEPSGRRGQSQSLRVEACWQPGEPRGRSAVPRRRPTYYTVTVPTSCIPNPSPTHHSGSDDSISDLSSISHATSPGSSSPDVSFPRPPVPPPLAEPGYYPRGAHRFLPPTGPPAFLYEQDLAPLRYQRLVPSHSRIVRTPSLKDYAPAGGRGLSKAAVTEELKSWHQRARLRGARPHSLDRQGAFRGPRGGTTRDVPITRGVLPRAQAPPIHVLRRSPDGVPVQVYVPENGEIVTQV, encoded by the exons ATGGGGGAGGCAAGCGACACCGACAGTGGGATCATGCTGCATTCGG gcCCTGACAGCCCCGTGTCACCCCTGAAGGAGCGGGCGCAGGCAGGgcgcaggcagcagcaggcgtTGGAAGCCCGGCTGGAGGGCTGCGTGCAGGAGCTGCGGCGGCTCTGCCTACGCGAGGCG GAGCTGACGGGAACACTGCCCCGCGAGTACCCCCTGAAAGCTGGCGAGAAGCCCCCCAAGGTCCGCCGCAGGATCGGTGCTGCCTTCAAGCTGGATGAGACCCTCGTCCTGCGCGGGGCG GACCCACTGAGCGCCCTGGAGCGGGACCTGGCGCTCCAGCTGCAGATCGCCAAGGCCGCCCGGCGTCTCTGCCGAGAGGAGAACATCAGCAAGCGGCTCCGCAAGCGCCGGCAGACGGCGGCActgctggaggagcagaagCTGAAGGACCTGGAGAACATCCTCAACCAGCGACGGCTCCTGGCCGGTCGAAGGCCCCTGCCTGCCGGCGGTGGAACCAGTGCTGCCGAGG AGCTCAGCGCCTCCGACGACAGCTCCCTGTCAGACGCCGTCCTGCTGGAGGAGG AGGAGACGCGGCCGTCGGGACCTGCCACCCCACGGGGGTCCCCGTCCCCCGAGGAACCCGCTGAGGAGGAGGTGTCGgggcccccgccggccccccccagcccctggcgGGACACCAGCCTCGACAGACCCTACGAGAAGGCCAAAAAACCTGGCGTTGAACCCGGGGATGGGGAAACCCGGGGTTCCCGGTGCTACCCTGGGTCCCCGCCGGCCGTCCCCACTGCCCCGTCGGCCCCCAGCAGCCCTGACCCCGCAGCCTCGCCAGCGCCCAGGGCGGGGGACGTCCCTCCCTACCGCTTCGTCCCCATCAGGACCCTGGTGCTGTGCCGGCAGGCGGGCTCCAGCGCTCCCAGCACCCCGGAGCCATCGGGCCGGCGGGGACAGTCCCAGTCCCTGAG GGTGGAAGCGTGCTGGCAGCCTGGTGAGCCACGGGGCCGCAGCGCTGTACCCCGCCGGCGCCCCACGTACTACACAGTGACGGTGCCCACCTCCTGCATCCCGAACCCCAGCCCCACGCACCACTCCGGCTCCGACGACAGCATCTCCGACCTCTCCAGCATCTCCCACGCCacctccccaggcagcagcagccctgacGTCTCCTTCCCGCGCCCCCCGGTCCCACCGCCCCTTGCCGAACCTGGTTACTACCCCCGGGGTGCCCACCGGTTCCTGCCACCCACCGGCCCCCCAGCTTTCCTCTACGAGCAGGATCTGGCTCCGTTACGCTACCAACGCCTGGTGCCCTCGCACAGCCGCATCGTGCGCACCCCCTCGCTCAAGGACTACGCGCCGGCAGGCGGCCGGGGGCTCTCCAAGGCGGCCGTGACCGAGGAGCTCAAGTCATGGCACCAGCGCGCCCGGCTGCGGGGTGCCCGTCCCCACTCCCTTGACCGGCAAGGGGCCTTTCGGGGACCCCGTGGTGGGACCACCAGGGACGTGCCCATCACCCGTGGAGTCCTGCCGCGGGCTCAG GCGCCCCCGATTCACGTCCTGCGGCGCTCCCCGGATGGCGTGCCCGTGCAGGTCTACGTGCCTGAGAACGGCGAGATCGTCACACAAGTGTAA
- the SHISA4 gene encoding protein shisa-4 isoform X2, whose protein sequence is MGPGGTGSGWPLAGTVLVAVAASLVAGGEDCLWYVDRNGSWHPGFDCDFFTFCCGTCHQRYCCRDPMRLLTERQQRHCLAFSPKTIAGIASAVVLFIAIVTTIVCCFMCSCCYLYQRRQHLRTPLQGAEIPLSSYPPAAPPAPFPMDPKAGPVAPQPGFTPMAVYPPSGPAAQYPLYPSGPPVYNPTAPPPYVAVQPSYPGA, encoded by the exons ATGGGGCCCGGTGGCACCGGCAGCGGTTGGCCCCTGGCCGGGACCGTGCTGGTGGCCGTGGCCGCCTCGCTGG TGGCGGGCGGCGAGGACTGCCTGTGGTACGTGGACAGGAACGGCTCCTGGCACCCCGGCTTCGACTGCGACTTCTTCACCTTCTGCTGCGGCACGTGCCACCAGCGGTACTGCTGCCGTGACCCCATGCGCCTGCTCACTGAGCGCCAGCAGCGTCACTGCCTCGCCTTCAG CCCCAAGACCATCGCGGGCATCGCCTCGGCTGTGGTGCTCTTCATCGCCATCGTCACCACCATCGTCTGCTGCTTCATGTGCTCTTGCTGCTACTTGTACCAGCGCCGGCAGCACCTCCGCACCCCCTTGCAAG GCGCGGAGATCCCGCTGTCCAGCtacccccccgcagcccccccagcccccttccCCATGGACCCCAAAGCCGGCCCCGTGGCCCCCCAGCCTGGCTTCACCCCCATGGCCGTGTACCCGCCGTCTGGCCCTGCTGCCCAGTACCCGCTGTACCCCTCCGGCCCGCCCGTCTACAACCCCACAG CACCTCCGCCCTATGTCGCAGTACAGCCCAGCTACCCCGGAGCCTGA
- the SHISA4 gene encoding protein shisa-4 isoform X1, with product MPAPLGVAVAGLAVPRGPGDGQLSPVAGGEDCLWYVDRNGSWHPGFDCDFFTFCCGTCHQRYCCRDPMRLLTERQQRHCLAFSPKTIAGIASAVVLFIAIVTTIVCCFMCSCCYLYQRRQHLRTPLQGAEIPLSSYPPAAPPAPFPMDPKAGPVAPQPGFTPMAVYPPSGPAAQYPLYPSGPPVYNPTAPPPYVAVQPSYPGA from the exons ATGCCAGCACCATTGGGGGTGGCGGTGGCCGGGCTGGCGGTTCCCCGAGGCCCCGGTGACGGACAGTTGTCCCCAGTGGCGGGCGGCGAGGACTGCCTGTGGTACGTGGACAGGAACGGCTCCTGGCACCCCGGCTTCGACTGCGACTTCTTCACCTTCTGCTGCGGCACGTGCCACCAGCGGTACTGCTGCCGTGACCCCATGCGCCTGCTCACTGAGCGCCAGCAGCGTCACTGCCTCGCCTTCAG CCCCAAGACCATCGCGGGCATCGCCTCGGCTGTGGTGCTCTTCATCGCCATCGTCACCACCATCGTCTGCTGCTTCATGTGCTCTTGCTGCTACTTGTACCAGCGCCGGCAGCACCTCCGCACCCCCTTGCAAG GCGCGGAGATCCCGCTGTCCAGCtacccccccgcagcccccccagcccccttccCCATGGACCCCAAAGCCGGCCCCGTGGCCCCCCAGCCTGGCTTCACCCCCATGGCCGTGTACCCGCCGTCTGGCCCTGCTGCCCAGTACCCGCTGTACCCCTCCGGCCCGCCCGTCTACAACCCCACAG CACCTCCGCCCTATGTCGCAGTACAGCCCAGCTACCCCGGAGCCTGA
- the LOC138682176 gene encoding myb-related transcription factor, partner of profilin-like, whose protein sequence is MAAGGGGARRGLLKRKPNFTLQEIDILMSEVLKYEQLLFGAAASTVNAYEKQKIWWRITNKINAAGRNQRDIGEVKNRWRGLRRRANDKITRHRQERQAPAARPAVRVGNGNGNGNGSGPGPPELGPGPAPGWGPRGTAGIDPPLLGVEVVAPHGVKEEPVKEEPVEVKTEPFHSPAANSIPSRGADRRLPRTGIRPPGELCEGWNRSPPRPAPPELSLGELGGQQEPLGSDFPSILFEQEAEHLNNCGAGEPGPPGTTGLSDGAPDCTQLTPAEKRIVQSNERLVQEMRAFRREYAESRRETTSVLRVIAQALGGLSRSLAEIRDLYLREQAVPKP, encoded by the exons atggcggcgggaggcggcggggcgcggcgggggtTGCTGAAACGGAAGCCGAACTTCACGTTACAGGAGATCGACATCCTGATGAGCGAGGTGCTCAAGTACGAGCAGCTGCTCTTCGGCGCCGCCGCCAGCACCGTCAACGCCTACGAGAAGCAGAAGATCTGGTGGCGCATCACCAACAAGATCAACGCCGCCGGCCGCAACCAGCGCGACATCGGCGAGGTGAAGAACCGCTGGCGGGGGCTGCGCCGCCGGGCCAACGATAAGATCACCCGGCACCGGCAGGAGAGGCAGGCACCCGCCGCTCGCCCGGCCGTCAGAGTCGGTAACGGCAACGGCAACGGCAACGGttccggccccggcccgccggaGCTCGGCCCCGGGCCCGCTCCCGGTTGGGGACCGCGGGGCACCGCCGGCATCGACCCGCCGCTCCTCGGCGTCGAGGTGGTGGCGCCGCACG GTGTCAAGGAGGAGCCGGTGAAGGAGGAGCCGGTGGAGGTGAAGACTGAGCCCTTCCACAGCCCGGCTGCCAACAGCATTCCCAGCCGCGGTGCTGACCGCCGGCTACCCCGCACCGGTATCCGCCCACCTGGCGAGCTGTGCGAAGGCTGGAACCGGAGCCCCCCACGCCCCGCGCCCCCCGAACTCTCCCTCGGCGAGCTGGGCGGGCAGCAGGAGCCATTGGGCTCCGATTTCCCGAGCATCCTCTTCGAGCAAGAGGCCGAGCATCTCAATAACTGCGGCGCAGGTGAACCAGGCCCCCCTGGGACGACGGGGCTGTCGGACGGGGCACCCGACTGTACCCAGCTCACCCCGGCCGAAAAACGCATCGTCCAGTCTAACGAACGGCTGGTGCAGGAGATGCGAGCTTTCCGACGGGAATACGCCGAGAGCCGCCGGGAGACCACCTCCGTCCTGCGCGTCATTGCCCAGGCACTGGGCGGCCTCAGCCGGAGCCTGGCCGAAATCCGTGACCTCTACCTCCGGGAGCAGGCGGTCCCCAAACCCTGA